From the Struthio camelus isolate bStrCam1 chromosome 19, bStrCam1.hap1, whole genome shotgun sequence genome, the window GCTGAGGCGGCCCCGCCGTGAGGCGaagggtgggggaggggcagCGGTGCCGTGAGGGGCGCAGCGCTGTGGGGCGCCGGCCGACGCGGGAAGGAgggcgcgggggcagccggcagcccctCGCAGAAGGGGCCGAGGGAAGGACGCGGCACCGGGCGCCGGGCTCCCGAAGGGTCCCTCCCTAGGCGGTCCCTGGACGCGCTCGCGGCTGGGAGGAGTGAGCGTTGCCGGCTGACTAATAGCCGCTGCTCGCGCTGGGCCTTCTcgggcagcgctggcagccgTCCTCCGGGAGCCTGCCTCGGCAGGGCGAGGCGGAGGGGTGTCGCTGAGCCCAGGCCGGTGCGGTGCGGAGGGGGGCCTCGCTAACCCCCACCCCTTCGTCCAGTcgtctcccttccccttcttcgTTTTCTTTCTTACGGGCTCAGAAaacgctcttcctcctcctgctgttgCTGGAGCTCCCAGGGctgtgagcagaaatctaatGAGACCCAACTGCCTGGTTATGTAACTCCCCACACGCTGCTTGCGGCTCCTGCTTTTAGCCCCCGCTGCCGTTGCTTTGCTGTTGGAGTCATTAATGTGCTTGGGTCCCTTAAAAATATTGTcctcatcaattaaaaaaaaaaaagtttgaaatgatCAAGCTGGTTTGTTTAATCAGCTGCTTTTCCGTGAATCAGTCTGGGGACTTAGAAGAATTTATTGTGTCTACCCAGTGCCTTGAAAGGATCATTTCTTTACTAAAGGACATGGAGGAGGGGAAACAAAACAGATGaattaataaatcatttttaaatatcCCTTTTAACCACCCAGTCAGCTTTTCTGTACTGAATGTGTCCCTTTTGTAAATATCTTCTGTTTGCCCTTGATCTTTTCCTTATCCCCACCCAGTGCTGATCCAGCAAACGTTTAAAGGTCGCCTTATCATACAAGCTTTCGAACTATTCCCATACCGTGTTGAGGGGAACACAAGTGGTTTGGAAATAGAGTTTCAGACTTTAAAAGGAGATTATGTGgagcaagaaaaaacagcaacattGTATTCACATTTTTATGGGATTTTGATATTGACTTTGACTTCTCTAATCTTTAGTCACACATATACTAAATTTTGTACTTAGTGATGCAGTGCAGAAAAGCACACCGCTAACCGAAATTCATGCCGAGTGTTTAACTTGAGCcaaaaaataccctttttttttttttaatggaacttcTTGTACAATGCTGTCTTCTTTGGACAAGTACCTTATGCTAAAGATTTTCATTAGCAGTGCATGTTCCAATATTTGATTCTAGTCCTTTCTTTAACTTTAGGTAGGTGATTTCTCTTTTGTCCTTTGTGAAGGAGTGACAaccatattttatatttaaatataaaatggagtcacggagaggaagaaaagcaattgtTTTGAGTGAGGCTATCAAAAGCCCTGCTGGCTCTAGTAACTTTCAGAAATCCTGACTGTAGACAATGTAAAATATGTAGTTGTATGCgtatatattaaatatacatCTATCAAatgtaatatatgtatataaaagaaCTACAGAAAGGGGAAAATTGTGAATTAATTTCTTGTAATGATTTAACAGTTATTGCCACCCCATCACAGAAAATGCATCCATATTTTGCATGCACTGATTGTATTATCATTTTATTAattctgaggaaaggaaaaattcttGTATATGTTCAGCAgacattttctcttcagtttgtgTAATTTCACCAGTGCACAGTTGATGTGGATGCTTGACTTGAACTTAAAATAAGTGCAGCACAATTTGAATTATTTGTGTGAAATCCTCTGAGGAAACTAATATGTTTGTAATTCTGTAACTTTAAAGGCAGCCAATGTGTTTGCaaactttaaaatgataaatgacCCTTAGACTAAGACCTTTCATGCTAAACTAATAGCCTGGTGCTAAATTTTGCAGCTGAGTACTATAAATCATCCGAAATAGGGGTTGGTAATTGAACCCTTGACAGGCCTGGCAGTTCTGTGATGTCTTAGAAATTATACTTGCTGCTTTGTGAATAGCTAAACTGGAAGCTCATATGATTTTGAAATACCCTGTGCTGTATATATAAACACATGCCTAGTGCACCTTCTGCAGTATTGTTTCTAAGTCATATTGAATGTAGTTGACACCCTCACCTTTCACAGGCGTGAACAAAAGCAGTTTGATGCAATTGTTGTCACTTAGAAAGTAACCTATTTTATGCAGAAAGTGAAGCTAAAAGAATAGGCCTTGGATCTTGATCTTACATTTTCCTTATTTGggtgtgtttgcttttgttttttcttaaaggaacAAGAGCACTCAAGGTGAAGGATAAAAATCAACTAGAATCAGCACTTTGAATGAAAGTTTGTTTCCCTGTGGCATCTTGAACACTTTCTTCTTCGGGTTTTGAAACAGATTTATAACTTTGTGGCATAGCAGCTATGCAGCTTGAAATCCAAGTAGCActcaattttattatttcatatttgtacAATAAGCTTCCCAGACGACGTGTCAACATTTTTGGTGAAGAGCTTGAAAGACTTCTTAAGAAGAAGTATGAAGGGCACTGGTATCCAGAAAAGCCATACAAAGGATCAGGGTTTAGATGTATACATATAGGGGAGAAAGTGGACCCAGTCATAGAACAAGCATCCAAAGAGAGTGGTTTGGACATTGATGATGTTCGTGGCAACTTGCCTCAGGATCTTAGTGTTTGGATTGACCCATTTGAGGTTTCATACCAAATCGGTGAAAAGGGACCAGTGAAAGTGCTTTATGTGGATGATAATGAAAATGGATGTGAGTTGGATAAGGAAATCAAGAACAGCTTTAACCCAGAGGCCCAGGTGTTCATGCCAATTAGTGACCCAGCATCTTCAGTATCTagttctccttctcctccctttggTCACTCTGCTGCTGTGAGCCCAACTTTCATGCCCCGCTCCACTCAGCCTTTAACCTTCACCACTGCCACATTTGCTGCCACCAAGTTTGGCTCGACCAAAATGAAGAATAGCGGCCGTAGCAACAAGGTCGCCCGCACTTCTCCCACCAACCTTGGCTTGAATGTCAATGACCTGTTGAAGCAGAAAGCCCTTTCCTCCTCCATGCACTCTCTCTACGGGCTTGGCCTaggcagtcagcagcagcagcagcagcagcagcaacaacagcagaagaCTTCTGCCCTTTCTCCTAATGCAAAGGAGTTCATTTTCCCTAACATGCAGGGTCAAGGTAGTACCAGTAGCATATTTCCTGGTGACAGCCCCCTTAACCTCAGTCCTCTCCAGTACAGTAATGCCTTTGATATGTTTGCAGCCTATGGAGGTCTAAATGAGAAGTCTTTTGTGGATGG encodes:
- the TOB1 gene encoding protein Tob1, producing MQLEIQVALNFIISYLYNKLPRRRVNIFGEELERLLKKKYEGHWYPEKPYKGSGFRCIHIGEKVDPVIEQASKESGLDIDDVRGNLPQDLSVWIDPFEVSYQIGEKGPVKVLYVDDNENGCELDKEIKNSFNPEAQVFMPISDPASSVSSSPSPPFGHSAAVSPTFMPRSTQPLTFTTATFAATKFGSTKMKNSGRSNKVARTSPTNLGLNVNDLLKQKALSSSMHSLYGLGLGSQQQQQQQQQQQQKTSALSPNAKEFIFPNMQGQGSTSSIFPGDSPLNLSPLQYSNAFDMFAAYGGLNEKSFVDGLNFSLNNMQYSNQQFQPVMAN